Proteins from one Flavobacterium sp. N2038 genomic window:
- a CDS encoding DUF3575 domain-containing protein codes for MKKKYLIIPMLFSVFVVNAQNDNSENEKKNELKLNVILPLIGSSVEGTYERNLNSKSSLGVTGLYAFNDSKNEDMNYSVSPYYRRYFGKKFASGFFAEGFGMLSSIDGKKIYTSEDHSIYTENPDVIDFSLGIGLGSKWVTKSGIIFEVNAGWGKLLFNADKTDHTQVARFGFHVGYRF; via the coding sequence ATGAAAAAAAAGTACTTAATTATTCCCATGTTATTTTCGGTTTTTGTTGTAAATGCACAAAATGACAACTCTGAGAATGAGAAAAAAAATGAATTAAAATTAAATGTAATACTCCCTCTAATTGGCAGTTCAGTTGAAGGAACTTATGAAAGAAACTTAAACAGTAAGTCATCCCTGGGTGTTACGGGTTTATATGCATTTAATGATAGCAAAAACGAGGATATGAATTACTCTGTATCGCCCTATTACAGAAGATACTTTGGAAAGAAATTTGCTTCTGGCTTTTTTGCCGAAGGATTTGGAATGTTAAGTTCAATTGATGGAAAAAAAATATACACATCAGAAGATCATTCAATTTACACAGAGAATCCCGATGTTATTGATTTTTCACTTGGAATTGGTTTAGGAAGTAAGTGGGTTACCAAAAGTGGAATTATATTTGAAGTTAACGCTGGTTGGGGAAAACTATTATTTAATGCTGATAAGACTGATCATACCCAAGTTGCAAGATTTGGCTTTCATGTAGGCTATAGATTCTAA
- a CDS encoding helix-turn-helix domain-containing protein: MDKINLLIVATIITSVISLLLIFFLLTVKTKDKTSNILFAVFLFINAIDASEPFFALISDGPSNLGIFRTTFAFFQIPVFYLYVLSVSYSDFRFKPQYLLHAVPFLIVNAALVPRFYAVDAAAKMDFIVNRRNMIELQFIHVLIHLQIIVYFAAIFMLLKKAKKLYVENNAGTHINSYNWLFQFTTLLSILYVVAIVKNIFKFSEYPDISEWIKVGIQVLQPFIICWYLFKALNNPDLFRNIDSKLKLVKDIVSEEKVNASTAVNEEVYNGELLKLQQYMSEEKPFLNPSLTIQDVSKGIKIPVRDLSLLINHKLEQHFYDFVNTYRIENAMDILKDDTKSKVTILEILYEVGFNSKSSFNTAFKKHTGNTPTSYRKQF; this comes from the coding sequence ATGGATAAAATTAATTTATTAATTGTTGCAACCATAATTACTTCGGTCATTTCATTATTGCTTATATTTTTTCTGCTTACAGTTAAAACAAAAGACAAAACAAGTAACATTCTTTTTGCTGTTTTTCTGTTCATAAATGCAATAGATGCAAGTGAACCTTTCTTTGCATTAATATCCGATGGGCCTTCAAATCTGGGAATATTCAGAACTACATTTGCATTTTTTCAAATCCCGGTTTTTTACCTGTATGTATTATCCGTTTCTTATTCTGATTTCAGATTTAAGCCCCAATATCTCCTTCATGCAGTTCCGTTTTTAATTGTAAATGCTGCTTTAGTACCGCGTTTCTATGCCGTGGATGCTGCTGCAAAAATGGATTTTATTGTAAATCGTAGAAATATGATCGAATTGCAGTTTATTCATGTTTTAATACATTTACAGATCATTGTTTATTTTGCGGCCATTTTTATGTTATTAAAAAAAGCAAAAAAACTGTATGTTGAAAATAATGCCGGTACCCATATTAATTCCTATAATTGGTTATTTCAGTTTACGACTCTTCTCTCCATCTTGTATGTGGTTGCTATAGTAAAAAATATTTTTAAGTTTTCAGAATACCCGGATATCTCTGAGTGGATAAAAGTTGGAATTCAGGTATTACAGCCCTTTATTATTTGCTGGTATTTATTTAAGGCATTAAATAATCCTGATTTATTCAGAAATATTGATTCAAAATTAAAACTGGTAAAAGATATTGTTTCTGAGGAAAAAGTTAATGCATCCACAGCTGTAAATGAAGAGGTTTATAATGGAGAGTTATTGAAACTGCAGCAATATATGAGTGAAGAAAAACCATTTCTTAATCCTTCGCTAACGATTCAGGATGTTTCTAAAGGGATTAAAATCCCTGTTCGTGATTTATCTCTTTTAATCAATCATAAATTAGAACAGCATTTTTACGATTTCGTTAATACGTACCGAATAGAAAATGCGATGGATATTTTAAAAGACGATACAAAAAGTAAAGTAACAATTCTTGAAATCTTATATGAAGTTGGGTTTAATTCAAAATCTTCTTTTAACACCGCTTTTAAAAAACATACAGGAAACACACCAACTTCCTATCGTAAACAGTTCTAA
- a CDS encoding class I SAM-dependent methyltransferase produces MEQHLEEIRNQQKQSWNKFSGGWKKWDDLVMDFFKPMGDEIIRLLNPKNNDFILDIASGTGEPGLTIAEKLPDGKVVITDLAEDMLKIAQENTVLKGLKNVETVACDVCELPFQDNTFDAISCRFGFMFFPDMQLAANEMVRVLKPGGKIATAVWNIPEKNFWITATMGTINKNLELQPPPAGSPGIFRCAEDGFISNIFLQAGLRNVSQVEVTGKLNCKTVDAYWGMLTEVAAPIVAALDSASDEMKEKIKTETYAKVNQKFPDGNVVIDSSTWVIYGEK; encoded by the coding sequence ATGGAACAACACCTAGAAGAAATTCGCAATCAGCAAAAACAGTCCTGGAACAAATTTTCTGGAGGCTGGAAGAAATGGGATGATCTTGTAATGGATTTTTTTAAACCTATGGGAGATGAAATAATTCGATTACTAAATCCAAAAAATAATGATTTTATTCTTGACATTGCCTCTGGTACAGGAGAACCAGGATTAACAATTGCAGAAAAATTGCCAGATGGTAAGGTTGTAATTACAGATCTTGCTGAGGATATGTTGAAAATAGCACAGGAAAATACGGTGTTAAAAGGGCTTAAAAATGTAGAAACTGTTGCCTGCGATGTATGTGAATTGCCATTTCAGGATAATACATTTGACGCTATAAGTTGCCGTTTTGGATTTATGTTTTTTCCTGATATGCAATTAGCAGCCAACGAGATGGTTCGGGTTCTGAAACCGGGAGGGAAAATTGCAACCGCTGTGTGGAATATACCAGAAAAGAATTTTTGGATCACAGCTACAATGGGAACAATTAATAAAAATCTGGAACTCCAGCCCCCGCCTGCCGGTTCACCAGGAATATTTCGTTGTGCTGAAGATGGATTTATCTCAAATATTTTTTTGCAAGCGGGATTGAGAAATGTTTCTCAGGTCGAAGTAACAGGAAAACTAAACTGCAAAACAGTCGATGCTTATTGGGGAATGCTAACTGAAGTTGCTGCTCCAATTGTTGCAGCACTTGATTCTGCAAGTGATGAAATGAAAGAAAAAATAAAAACTGAAACGTATGCCAAAGTCAATCAGAAATTTCCAGATGGAAATGTTGTAATTGATTCAAGTACCTGGGTAATTTATGGAGAGAAATAA
- a CDS encoding PQQ-binding-like beta-propeller repeat protein, whose amino-acid sequence MKKKLVPLLFLFTVINIFSQTATTSKPTENNTLPLHDVVSNKVISPLKKVPLDEASLLIYDYDGNLFSYDLESETIVWTVKASDAQTEMCANAVTLHDGVVYVPFVNGEIFAIDNQSGDIFWKSRIGNIKDQIVLKDQTPIVTNGKLYINAQNGSLYALNTKDGSLAWSNKLDSPNNDIPVLFFNNKVFASGGMNFYIFDANTGKIISQKSFEGTMHSKTVTDGENIFTANDKDLLFALTPDKLDIIWQFKLEENQYNIKERILCKDKKVYFAAQGETVSSIYAVDSKTGTQIWKRDFKDDNVEYITELDDNIWGYTRKGKLFQLDISNGEIAFEQKLTTQPISNIEFPVDDSLFYYCDAGLVKFDLNTKDEDMYYMRTSIKENIYSAFLKIIR is encoded by the coding sequence ATGAAAAAAAAACTAGTTCCTCTTTTATTTCTATTTACTGTTATAAATATTTTTAGTCAAACAGCAACTACTTCAAAACCAACCGAAAACAATACTCTGCCACTTCATGATGTAGTTAGTAACAAAGTTATAAGTCCGCTTAAAAAAGTTCCTTTAGATGAAGCTTCGCTCTTAATTTATGATTACGACGGAAACCTTTTTTCATATGATTTAGAATCTGAAACAATTGTCTGGACTGTAAAAGCTTCAGACGCTCAAACTGAAATGTGTGCAAATGCTGTTACACTACATGATGGCGTTGTTTACGTTCCGTTTGTAAATGGTGAAATTTTTGCTATTGATAATCAAAGCGGTGATATTTTTTGGAAATCAAGAATAGGCAATATTAAAGATCAAATTGTACTAAAAGATCAAACTCCAATTGTTACTAATGGAAAACTGTATATAAATGCTCAAAATGGCAGTCTTTATGCTCTTAATACAAAAGATGGGAGTTTAGCCTGGAGTAACAAGCTGGATTCTCCAAACAACGATATTCCGGTACTCTTTTTTAATAATAAGGTCTTTGCTTCAGGCGGAATGAATTTCTACATTTTTGATGCTAATACAGGAAAAATTATCAGCCAAAAAAGCTTTGAAGGTACAATGCACTCAAAAACAGTAACAGATGGCGAAAATATATTTACAGCAAATGATAAAGATTTACTTTTTGCTTTAACTCCTGATAAGTTAGATATTATATGGCAGTTTAAATTAGAGGAAAATCAATATAATATCAAGGAACGCATATTATGTAAAGACAAAAAAGTATACTTTGCCGCACAAGGCGAAACGGTTTCTTCTATATACGCGGTTGATTCAAAAACAGGAACTCAAATATGGAAAAGAGACTTTAAAGATGATAATGTAGAATACATTACAGAGCTAGATGACAATATTTGGGGATACACACGTAAGGGAAAACTTTTTCAACTTGATATATCAAACGGTGAAATTGCATTTGAACAAAAATTAACTACTCAGCCCATTTCAAATATTGAATTTCCTGTTGACGACAGCTTATTTTACTACTGTGATGCAGGTTTAGTTAAATTTGATTTGAACACTAAAGACGAGGATATGTATTATATGCGAACTTCTATTAAAGAAAATATCTATAGTGCATTTCTAAAAATAATCAGATAA
- a CDS encoding serine hydrolase, whose amino-acid sequence MNKQIVLILVAFILSCKVSGQEINDFFSALAKNNLFNGSVLIAKSGENTFSNSYGYSNIEKKEKINEKSQFPIASISKTFTAVAILQLKQKGKLNIDDPVQKYLLNFPYPNVSIKHLISNTSGLTQYYRLFDNAIKEKPEKIFSNEDIIPALIENKVPLSFAPGDKWEYNNVNFCLAALIVERITGIDFRDYLAQNIFGPAKMKDSFLPKNRKLKEQNQVELYTYPNFYSTNVVNVQTLKETLLIDEKSNFYGPGGIVSTAVDLQKYQKALFSYQILNKKELEEALTPSKLNDGKIASYRFEDKEIAYGLGWQIYTNDSNEKIVFHDGLNTGLTSILMHNITRNQTVVLLSNTASPVFVTANEVLKLIDNKPYKMPLQSLSRVYGSLLESGNKEKANQLIEEYLKKPDSYEATERDFNRLGYQFLRLQKTDNSLQTFAAAALIFPNSSNIYDSYGEALLQSGKKEDAIKMYQKSVELNPDNENGKKVLKELL is encoded by the coding sequence ATGAATAAACAAATTGTTCTTATTTTAGTAGCATTTATCTTGAGCTGTAAAGTTTCCGGACAAGAAATAAATGATTTCTTTTCAGCACTTGCTAAAAATAATCTTTTTAATGGCAGTGTATTAATTGCTAAATCAGGAGAAAACACCTTTTCTAATTCTTATGGATATTCTAATATCGAGAAGAAAGAAAAAATCAATGAAAAGTCTCAATTTCCAATTGCATCCATCTCAAAAACGTTTACTGCGGTAGCCATATTGCAGCTTAAACAAAAAGGAAAATTGAATATTGATGATCCGGTGCAGAAATATCTTCTGAATTTTCCTTATCCAAATGTTAGTATTAAACATCTGATAAGCAATACTTCCGGATTGACGCAATACTACCGTTTATTTGATAATGCAATAAAAGAAAAGCCGGAGAAAATTTTCTCTAATGAAGATATTATACCGGCATTAATTGAAAATAAAGTTCCGCTTTCATTTGCTCCGGGAGACAAATGGGAATATAATAATGTTAATTTCTGTCTTGCTGCATTAATAGTAGAAAGAATAACAGGAATTGATTTTAGAGATTATTTAGCGCAAAATATTTTCGGCCCTGCTAAAATGAAAGATTCATTTCTCCCTAAGAATAGAAAGTTAAAAGAACAGAATCAAGTAGAATTGTACACTTATCCAAACTTTTATTCGACGAACGTAGTAAATGTTCAAACCTTAAAAGAAACTCTTTTAATAGATGAGAAAAGCAATTTCTATGGACCCGGTGGTATTGTAAGCACGGCTGTAGATTTACAGAAGTACCAAAAAGCATTATTTAGTTATCAGATTTTAAACAAGAAAGAATTAGAAGAAGCGCTGACACCGTCAAAACTTAATGATGGAAAAATTGCTTCTTATCGCTTTGAAGATAAAGAGATTGCCTATGGTTTGGGCTGGCAGATATACACTAATGATAGTAATGAAAAAATAGTTTTTCACGATGGGCTCAATACCGGACTTACGTCAATTTTGATGCATAATATTACTAGAAACCAGACTGTTGTTTTGCTGTCTAATACAGCAAGTCCGGTTTTTGTTACAGCCAATGAAGTTTTGAAATTAATTGATAATAAGCCTTATAAAATGCCTTTGCAAAGCCTTTCGAGAGTTTATGGCAGTTTGCTTGAAAGTGGGAACAAAGAAAAAGCAAATCAGTTAATTGAAGAATATTTAAAAAAGCCAGACAGCTACGAAGCCACAGAAAGAGATTTTAATAGATTGGGGTATCAATTTCTTAGACTTCAAAAAACAGACAATTCTTTGCAAACATTTGCTGCAGCAGCATTAATTTTTCCAAATAGCTCAAATATATATGATAGCTATGGGGAGGCATTACTCCAAAGTGGTAAAAAAGAGGATGCAATTAAGATGTATCAAAAATCGGTTGAATTAAATCCGGATAATGAAAATGGTAAAAAAGTATTAAAAGAATTGCTCTAA
- a CDS encoding serine hydrolase domain-containing protein, translating into MKNIIYLVLLLIVTNANCQTSHKALTKKTNYSFLTDSLNIDNQLEKYKLAGFSVVVFENYEIVYSKQFGVKSIDSKEKIDQNTAFSTASISKPITALLCFMLEEKGLLNLDDPIDPFLKRWHLPKSKFTENNSPTWRQFLNHTAGTSQDGFEDHYEGEVIPTLKQSLLGQIPRYDKEIEFLFTPGTDWRYSGGGYTIVQMALEDTFNKSMAELASAYIFSPLGLKNTTMIQPNEKGFLTNVALVHDKDGKVIKTGLPITPQVGPSGMWSTPTDLAKLAIEMQNALRNKNNKVISHNVAEKVTAVTALKNAVGGWSYGWQKSFGYNNYDWFLCNGSNTGVGGTVAATMTDGNGFVFLANGEKPNRFPVMGHTQKTILKLMDWNNKAVTISTQEMPLALKEKLIGTYDDFLYGQGVETKIVERNNRLYVESMLLDHFKGKNDFELVYLKNGLFKITDYPNLLQFDFKDGKLNSVIMTRDNLNTKVLITTK; encoded by the coding sequence ATGAAAAATATTATCTACTTAGTACTACTTCTTATAGTAACAAATGCAAATTGCCAGACAAGCCATAAGGCGCTGACAAAAAAGACAAACTATAGCTTTCTGACTGATAGTTTAAATATTGACAATCAATTAGAAAAATATAAACTGGCCGGTTTTAGTGTTGTGGTTTTTGAAAATTACGAGATTGTATATTCAAAACAATTTGGTGTAAAATCAATAGACTCTAAAGAAAAAATAGATCAGAATACAGCTTTTTCTACAGCTTCAATTTCAAAACCAATTACGGCGCTTCTATGTTTTATGCTTGAAGAGAAAGGATTACTTAATTTAGATGATCCAATAGATCCTTTCTTAAAACGCTGGCATTTACCAAAAAGCAAGTTTACTGAAAATAATAGTCCAACGTGGAGACAATTTTTAAATCATACCGCTGGTACATCTCAGGACGGTTTTGAAGATCATTATGAGGGAGAAGTAATCCCGACGTTAAAACAAAGTCTTTTAGGTCAGATACCAAGATATGACAAAGAAATAGAATTTTTGTTTACACCGGGAACTGATTGGCGATATAGTGGCGGCGGTTATACAATTGTTCAAATGGCATTAGAAGACACGTTTAATAAATCTATGGCAGAACTTGCGTCAGCATACATTTTTTCGCCTCTTGGTTTGAAAAACACCACAATGATTCAGCCAAATGAGAAGGGATTTCTAACAAATGTGGCTCTTGTTCATGATAAAGACGGAAAAGTGATTAAAACAGGTTTGCCAATTACGCCACAAGTTGGACCATCAGGAATGTGGTCTACTCCTACTGATTTAGCTAAATTGGCAATCGAAATGCAAAATGCCTTACGCAACAAAAACAACAAAGTAATTTCTCATAATGTGGCAGAAAAAGTAACAGCAGTAACCGCTCTGAAAAATGCTGTTGGAGGCTGGAGCTACGGATGGCAAAAGTCATTTGGTTACAATAACTATGACTGGTTTTTATGCAACGGTTCCAATACCGGAGTTGGTGGTACTGTTGCCGCTACCATGACAGATGGAAATGGTTTTGTATTTCTGGCTAATGGCGAAAAACCGAATCGTTTTCCTGTAATGGGCCACACTCAGAAAACAATTCTGAAGCTGATGGATTGGAACAATAAAGCAGTTACTATAAGTACTCAGGAAATGCCATTAGCGCTAAAAGAAAAACTAATTGGGACTTATGACGATTTCCTATACGGGCAAGGAGTAGAAACCAAAATTGTAGAGAGAAATAACCGCCTTTATGTTGAATCTATGTTGTTGGACCATTTTAAAGGGAAAAATGATTTTGAACTCGTGTATCTAAAAAATGGCTTATTTAAAATTACCGACTATCCTAACTTACTACAGTTTGATTTTAAAGATGGAAAATTAAATTCGGTAATCATGACCCGAGATAATTTGAATACTAAAGTCTTAATAACTACTAAGTAA
- a CDS encoding AraC family transcriptional regulator: MGFESGFNSSSTFYSSFKKITGTTPSNYQKE; this comes from the coding sequence GTGGGTTTTGAATCCGGATTTAATTCCAGTAGTACATTTTATAGTTCATTTAAAAAAATCACAGGTACTACACCTTCAAACTACCAAAAAGAGTGA
- a CDS encoding ABC transporter ATP-binding protein — protein MARFQENDLPKAKLDSNSLQKAFRIFKYGKGHKWKFFLGLIFLLLTSATALAFPKLMGMLVDCVTNKNLDRANEIAVGLMVILTLQAIFSFFRISLFVNFTENSLSNIRFALYENLVKLPMSFYSQKRVGELNSRISADISQLQDTFTTTIAEFLRQFILIIGGFVILGNISPKLTLMMLAIVPIVAVAAVIFGRFIRKYGKKTQDKVAESQVIVEETLQGISNVKAFANEWYEIQRYKNKIKEIVKIAIKGGQYRGYFASFIILCLFGCVVAVVWYGITLTIKGEVEGVGDLISFVLYTTFIGASFGGIAEMYAQIQKAVGATERVFELLEETPEEINANPRASIEKIKGNVAFKNVAFHYPSRKEVQVLKDVNFSAEFGQKIAIVGPSGAGKSTISSLLLRFYNITSGEILVDGKNIYDYDLENLRGNMSIVPQDVILFGGSIKENIAYGKPDASDEEIIAASKQANAFNFIDGFPEKFETLVGERGVKLSGGQRQRIAIARALLKNPSILILDEATSSLDSESEKLVQEALEVLMEGRTSIIIAHRLSTIRNADKILVLDNGVITEEGTHQELINLENGIYKNLSNLQFSNS, from the coding sequence ATGGCAAGATTTCAAGAAAATGATTTACCAAAGGCTAAATTAGACTCTAACTCACTTCAAAAAGCTTTCAGAATTTTTAAATACGGCAAAGGTCATAAATGGAAATTTTTCCTTGGTTTGATCTTCTTATTATTAACGAGTGCCACTGCCCTCGCCTTTCCTAAACTAATGGGAATGCTGGTTGACTGTGTTACCAATAAAAACCTGGACAGAGCAAACGAAATTGCTGTTGGCTTAATGGTTATCCTTACGCTTCAGGCGATTTTTTCTTTTTTTAGAATTTCGCTTTTTGTAAATTTTACCGAAAATTCATTATCAAATATTCGTTTCGCACTATATGAAAATTTAGTAAAACTGCCAATGTCATTCTATTCACAAAAACGAGTAGGAGAATTAAACAGTAGAATTAGTGCTGACATTTCTCAGTTGCAGGACACTTTTACCACGACAATTGCAGAATTTTTGCGTCAGTTTATTTTAATTATTGGAGGTTTTGTAATCTTAGGTAATATCAGTCCAAAGCTAACTTTAATGATGCTTGCTATTGTTCCTATTGTGGCTGTTGCTGCAGTTATCTTTGGAAGATTTATTCGTAAGTATGGTAAGAAAACGCAGGATAAAGTAGCCGAAAGTCAGGTAATTGTTGAAGAAACTCTACAAGGAATAAGCAACGTAAAAGCTTTTGCCAATGAATGGTACGAGATTCAGCGTTATAAAAATAAAATCAAAGAAATTGTAAAAATTGCGATCAAAGGTGGTCAGTACAGAGGTTATTTTGCTTCATTTATCATATTGTGTCTTTTTGGTTGTGTAGTGGCCGTAGTTTGGTACGGAATCACATTGACTATAAAAGGAGAAGTTGAAGGCGTTGGAGATTTAATTTCATTTGTTCTTTATACTACTTTTATAGGGGCTTCTTTTGGAGGTATTGCCGAGATGTATGCGCAGATTCAAAAAGCAGTTGGTGCAACCGAGCGTGTTTTTGAATTATTGGAAGAAACTCCGGAAGAAATCAATGCAAATCCACGTGCTTCTATTGAGAAAATAAAAGGAAATGTTGCTTTTAAAAATGTTGCTTTTCATTATCCTTCAAGAAAAGAAGTTCAGGTTTTGAAAGATGTAAATTTCTCTGCAGAATTTGGACAAAAAATAGCAATTGTTGGCCCAAGTGGTGCCGGAAAATCAACAATTTCTTCATTGTTATTGCGATTTTACAATATAACTTCGGGGGAGATTCTTGTTGATGGAAAAAATATTTATGACTATGATTTAGAGAATCTTCGTGGTAACATGAGTATTGTTCCTCAAGATGTAATTCTGTTTGGAGGAAGTATCAAAGAAAATATTGCTTACGGTAAACCGGATGCTTCAGATGAAGAAATTATAGCTGCTTCTAAACAAGCAAATGCGTTTAACTTTATAGATGGTTTTCCTGAAAAGTTTGAAACTTTGGTTGGAGAACGTGGCGTTAAACTATCAGGCGGACAACGCCAGCGTATTGCTATTGCAAGAGCATTGCTTAAAAATCCAAGTATTTTAATTCTTGATGAAGCAACATCATCTTTGGATAGTGAAAGTGAAAAACTTGTTCAGGAAGCATTGGAAGTATTAATGGAAGGAAGAACCAGCATTATCATTGCTCACAGATTGTCAACCATTAGAAATGCTGATAAAATACTTGTTTTAGATAATGGAGTAATTACAGAAGAAGGAACGCATCAGGAACTAATAAATCTTGAAAACGGAATTTATAAAAACTTGAGTAATCTTCAGTTTAGTAACTCTTAA
- a CDS encoding nuclear transport factor 2 family protein has protein sequence MRKIFFTILFALVSNLSFSQSEQSLIENCIQNYIVGTSYNKPDSISKAFYSEANLFLSHKEKPLWIVPASEYVTWFQKGNQGEFNGRIGKIISIEYFNDIAIAKAEILIPQRKQEFMDMFLLKKIQGEWKIISKSASSKTSNKSGKKILFIVSNAHYYGNSTIPTGNSFAEIVNAYDTFANSGYTVDFVSPKGGDIPLAYINTSDSLQKKYLYNPDFMYAIEHTASPKEIDYKAYSAVHYIGGGSAMYDVPENLGIQRITMQVYEDNNGIISSVCHGTAGIVNLKTKNGKFLVEGKKVSGYPDSFEKKDGEYFKHFPFLIQKTIEERGGEFKFSKRNESYVEQDGRIVTGQNFQSSNRVALKIIELIEKSN, from the coding sequence ATGAGAAAAATCTTTTTCACAATTCTATTTGCATTAGTATCAAATTTATCTTTTTCACAATCCGAACAATCTCTTATTGAAAATTGTATTCAAAACTATATTGTGGGTACTTCTTACAATAAGCCTGACAGCATTAGCAAGGCTTTTTATTCTGAAGCCAATCTTTTTCTAAGCCACAAAGAAAAACCTTTATGGATAGTTCCGGCTTCAGAATATGTCACCTGGTTTCAAAAAGGCAATCAAGGAGAATTTAATGGTCGAATAGGAAAAATCATTTCTATAGAATATTTTAATGATATCGCTATTGCAAAGGCAGAAATTCTCATTCCTCAAAGAAAACAAGAGTTTATGGATATGTTTCTTCTCAAGAAAATTCAGGGCGAATGGAAAATAATTAGCAAATCGGCAAGTAGTAAAACAAGCAATAAATCCGGTAAAAAAATATTATTCATCGTTTCCAATGCTCATTATTACGGAAATTCAACAATTCCAACAGGAAATAGTTTTGCCGAAATCGTAAACGCTTATGATACCTTTGCAAATTCAGGTTATACTGTTGATTTTGTAAGTCCAAAGGGCGGCGATATTCCTTTAGCCTATATTAATACTTCTGATAGTTTGCAAAAAAAATATTTATATAATCCAGATTTTATGTACGCCATAGAACATACTGCAAGCCCTAAAGAAATTGATTATAAAGCATACAGCGCTGTTCATTATATTGGAGGCGGAAGCGCCATGTATGACGTTCCTGAAAACCTAGGCATTCAGCGCATTACTATGCAAGTATATGAAGATAATAACGGTATTATTTCTTCGGTATGCCATGGAACAGCAGGTATTGTTAACTTGAAAACCAAAAACGGGAAATTCCTGGTTGAAGGAAAAAAAGTAAGTGGTTATCCGGACTCTTTCGAAAAAAAAGATGGTGAATACTTTAAACACTTTCCGTTTTTAATTCAGAAAACAATTGAAGAAAGAGGAGGGGAGTTTAAATTTTCCAAGAGAAATGAATCTTACGTTGAACAAGATGGCCGAATTGTTACAGGGCAAAATTTTCAATCATCAAATCGTGTTGCCTTAAAAATTATCGAATTAATTGAGAAAAGTAATTAG
- a CDS encoding DUF2268 domain-containing protein, producing MKLNLILTTLFVVFSNFLFGQSNFSDNPLDAVFETKDSKNFWEAFDKMEKLKQNPFIEYMQKGSPGVKGFTENRIINADSLFAVVKRRKADYEPSRNVLDGISSKEKRVRAIYSALKYWYPKAKFPPIYFVYGRFNSGGTSSPDGIIIGTEMLKNLDGVSGLIAHELIHYQQNITGKDMLLKWSLLEGGADFIGELISGESINKFEYKYGEQNQDKLCQEFVTRLKNADYQDWLYGTSKKDDRPNDLGYWIGYKITESYFNKQKDKQKAIDEILNIKDPIQFLKQSGFLDAYIEKYQKSRKEGYDEFFK from the coding sequence ATGAAACTAAATCTTATTCTTACCACACTTTTTGTTGTTTTTTCTAATTTCCTTTTTGGACAAAGCAATTTCTCTGATAATCCTTTAGATGCCGTTTTTGAAACAAAAGATTCAAAAAATTTTTGGGAAGCATTTGACAAAATGGAGAAATTAAAACAGAATCCCTTTATTGAATATATGCAAAAAGGTTCTCCGGGAGTTAAAGGATTTACCGAAAACAGGATAATCAACGCAGATTCTCTTTTTGCAGTTGTAAAGAGAAGAAAAGCCGATTACGAACCTTCTAGAAATGTTTTAGACGGAATTTCATCCAAAGAAAAGAGAGTAAGAGCCATTTATAGTGCATTAAAATATTGGTATCCGAAAGCAAAATTTCCGCCAATTTATTTTGTCTATGGGAGATTTAATTCCGGAGGAACTTCTTCTCCTGATGGAATTATTATTGGAACTGAAATGCTTAAAAACCTGGATGGTGTTTCTGGCTTAATTGCACACGAGCTTATTCACTATCAGCAAAATATAACAGGAAAAGATATGCTGCTAAAATGGAGTTTACTTGAAGGAGGTGCAGATTTTATTGGCGAACTTATTTCAGGTGAATCCATAAATAAATTTGAATATAAATACGGAGAACAAAACCAGGATAAATTATGTCAGGAATTTGTAACCAGATTAAAAAATGCAGATTATCAAGATTGGTTGTATGGAACCTCTAAAAAAGATGACAGACCAAATGATTTAGGATATTGGATTGGTTATAAAATAACCGAATCTTATTTTAATAAACAAAAAGACAAACAAAAAGCAATTGATGAAATATTGAATATAAAAGATCCAATACAGTTTTTAAAACAAAGTGGCTTTTTAGATGCATACATTGAAAAGTATCAAAAATCCAGGAAAGAAGGTTATGACGAATTTTTCAAGTAA